One window from the genome of Streptomyces sp. NBC_00287 encodes:
- a CDS encoding NAD(P)-dependent oxidoreductase, whose product MHIGVIGATGGIGSRVVTEALGRGHHVTAFSRDATQIDEDRKNVVWQSLDVLDADAIAAVLPGLDVLISAFQPGNAAKDIADTVARSIADPTVYATAARALLKALESHPRTRLIVIGGAGSLEIEPGLVRADSDQLLHETLDSIGLPREYIAAVRGHRDALDVLRTSNRLWTYFSPAEDIAPGERTGRFRIGGDQPVLDADGRSRISMEDAAVALVDEAELPRFVQRRFTIGY is encoded by the coding sequence GTCACCGAAGCGCTCGGCCGGGGGCACCACGTGACCGCCTTCAGCCGCGATGCCACGCAGATCGACGAGGACCGGAAGAACGTCGTCTGGCAGAGCCTCGACGTACTCGACGCCGACGCCATCGCCGCCGTCCTACCCGGCCTCGACGTACTGATCAGCGCGTTCCAGCCCGGAAACGCCGCCAAGGACATCGCCGACACGGTGGCCCGCTCGATCGCCGATCCCACGGTGTACGCCACCGCCGCGCGAGCACTCCTGAAGGCGCTGGAGAGCCATCCCCGGACCCGGCTCATCGTCATCGGCGGCGCCGGCAGTCTGGAGATCGAACCCGGACTCGTACGGGCCGACTCGGACCAGCTATTGCACGAAACCCTCGACTCGATCGGCCTGCCGAGGGAGTACATCGCCGCGGTACGCGGCCACCGGGACGCCCTGGACGTCCTGCGCACCTCCAATCGGTTGTGGACCTACTTCAGCCCCGCGGAGGACATAGCACCCGGCGAGCGTACGGGCCGGTTCCGGATCGGCGGCGATCAGCCCGTACTCGACGCGGACGGGCGCAGCCGCATCTCGATGGAGGACGCCGCCGTCGCCCTCGTCGACGAGGCGGAACTGCCCCGCTTCGTGCAGCGCCGCTTCACCATCGGCTACTGA